One part of the Zymomonas mobilis subsp. pomaceae ATCC 29192 genome encodes these proteins:
- a CDS encoding homoserine dehydrogenase — MVQGLRIALAGLGTVGCGVLKLLSDNADLIKRRTGRRIEVIAISARNKNRDRGIDVSRYDWVENAVDLAKRDDIDLIIELIGGSEGTALDLARQSLKKGIAFITANKAMIAHHGLELAALSEQSKAVFRYEAAVAGGIPIVKGVSEGAAANCIHQIYGILNGTSNFILTTMEKDKRAFLDVLAEAQELGYAEADPTFDIDGIDAAHKLSILSTLAFGTKIDFDSVITSGIQPVTITDMNEAKALGYCIRLIGMAEKSENGLFQRVSPCLVPLNHPLAQVDGSVNAVALEGNHVGRLFFAGAGAGAAPTASAVVADLVDIARGSRTLPFGMPTQSLEAVSVETADTHTSRVYIRLSVINDPASLAKITTALAEAKISLDSLAQHHNNDSGISELILVTEPCQGDQIKTVLTRFATIPEIKTTPVVMYILNI; from the coding sequence ATAGTGCAGGGCTTGCGAATAGCATTAGCCGGCTTAGGAACAGTCGGTTGTGGCGTACTGAAATTGCTCAGCGATAATGCTGATCTCATCAAGCGGAGAACAGGCCGCCGGATTGAAGTTATCGCAATATCCGCACGGAATAAAAATCGTGATCGGGGTATTGATGTTTCCCGTTATGACTGGGTTGAAAATGCCGTTGATCTTGCCAAAAGGGATGATATTGATCTTATCATTGAACTTATTGGTGGCTCGGAAGGAACAGCATTAGATCTTGCTCGGCAAAGTCTGAAAAAAGGTATTGCCTTTATTACAGCGAATAAAGCCATGATTGCCCATCACGGGTTAGAATTGGCAGCTTTATCAGAACAGTCCAAGGCCGTTTTCCGTTATGAAGCGGCTGTTGCTGGCGGTATTCCTATCGTAAAAGGTGTTAGTGAAGGCGCTGCCGCTAACTGTATTCACCAGATTTACGGCATTTTGAATGGTACCAGTAATTTTATTCTGACTACCATGGAAAAAGATAAGCGTGCCTTTCTGGATGTTTTGGCAGAAGCGCAAGAGCTGGGATACGCTGAGGCCGATCCAACCTTTGATATTGATGGTATCGATGCGGCGCATAAATTATCGATCTTATCAACATTGGCTTTTGGGACAAAGATTGATTTTGATTCTGTCATAACCTCTGGGATTCAGCCTGTTACAATAACCGATATGAATGAGGCTAAAGCCTTAGGTTACTGTATCCGACTTATCGGAATGGCTGAAAAAAGCGAAAACGGCTTATTTCAGCGTGTATCGCCCTGCTTGGTTCCTTTAAATCATCCTCTTGCACAGGTGGATGGTTCTGTGAATGCCGTTGCCCTTGAAGGCAATCATGTTGGTCGACTATTCTTTGCCGGTGCTGGCGCGGGAGCCGCCCCAACAGCCTCAGCCGTGGTTGCTGATTTGGTCGATATTGCACGGGGTTCTCGTACCCTCCCCTTCGGAATGCCGACCCAATCTCTAGAAGCTGTATCGGTAGAAACCGCAGATACCCATACCAGTCGTGTTTACATCCGACTCTCTGTTATTAATGATCCGGCTTCATTGGCAAAAATAACGACAGCCTTGGCAGAAGCGAAAATTTCATTGGATAGTTTGGCGCAGCATCATAATAATGATAGCGGTATTTCTGAACTGATATTAGTTACAGAACCTTGCCAAGGCGATCAGATAAAAACAGTGCTGACCCGCTTCGCTACAATACCGGAAATTAAAACTACGCCCGTTGTGATGTATATCCTGAATATTTAA
- the glpX gene encoding class II fructose-bisphosphatase codes for MAQQDNGKLNPALTHDMAYVTQAAALAVARLVGHGDEKAADAAAVKAMRDAFNQLAINGTVVIGEGERDKAPMLYIGERVGLRKNSDVSIDIALDPLEGTTLAANGNSNAIAVLAIAPQGSLLNAPDVYMEKVAIGPGYEPNLVSVLKTPVENVRALAKAKGVTPDNIRICILDRQRHKKMIADLHAIGCSIILIKDGDIAGVIATARENSNIDIYMGIGGAPEGVLAAAALNCIGGQFEGRLLFRDDEERKRAHSCGIKDLDRIYKLHDLARSDTVFAATGVTDGSLLRGVYQDFRGVSVTQSLIMQASTGQVSYITTEHRHIPDIASFMK; via the coding sequence ATGGCACAACAAGACAACGGCAAACTTAATCCTGCTCTGACACATGATATGGCTTATGTAACGCAAGCGGCTGCTTTGGCAGTCGCTCGTTTAGTCGGTCACGGCGATGAAAAAGCCGCGGATGCTGCCGCCGTTAAAGCTATGCGTGACGCTTTTAATCAGCTGGCGATCAATGGTACGGTCGTCATAGGTGAAGGTGAGCGTGACAAAGCACCCATGCTTTATATCGGCGAAAGAGTCGGCCTACGCAAAAACAGCGACGTTTCTATTGATATAGCGCTTGATCCTTTGGAAGGGACAACATTAGCAGCAAATGGTAATTCGAATGCGATTGCCGTTCTCGCTATTGCGCCACAAGGCAGCCTTCTTAATGCACCTGATGTCTATATGGAAAAAGTAGCCATCGGCCCCGGTTACGAACCCAATCTTGTTAGTGTTTTAAAAACGCCTGTCGAAAATGTAAGGGCATTAGCGAAAGCAAAGGGCGTTACTCCTGATAATATTCGTATTTGTATTCTTGACCGACAGCGGCATAAAAAGATGATTGCGGATCTCCATGCGATAGGATGCTCGATTATCCTGATCAAAGATGGTGATATTGCTGGTGTTATCGCCACAGCACGCGAAAATAGTAATATTGATATTTATATGGGTATTGGGGGTGCCCCTGAAGGGGTGCTTGCAGCCGCCGCCTTAAATTGTATCGGGGGACAGTTTGAAGGCCGTCTTCTTTTTCGGGATGATGAAGAGCGGAAACGCGCTCATTCTTGCGGTATCAAAGATTTAGATCGTATTTACAAATTACATGACCTCGCCCGCAGTGATACCGTCTTTGCGGCAACAGGTGTCACAGATGGTTCTCTTTTAAGAGGCGTCTATCAAGATTTTCGGGGCGTTTCAGTTACGCAAAGTCTGATAATGCAAGCCAGTACTGGGCAGGTCAGTTATATTACCACAGAGCATCGCCATATCCCTGATATAGCTTCGTTTATGAAATAA
- a CDS encoding CHASE2 domain-containing protein, with product MNDVLGSLKPDTSARDYVEPELKDNLAFEWWLISFAATLAVIIISWAGMTYQLDLLFYDAVVRLGYHKPDPSILIVKIDNNALKTIGPWPWTPDKHAQFIKQLNTGHPTSIGYNVLFLDPSESKARDDLSKTLKTSPAPIFLPMLVESGGHNNKTVAIVPSIASSATAVGHVSLPFDGDGIVRRYWPALSTKGRYWPALVALMDNNNQHHVFSDQDLTEQLFTYDGPSNRFPAISAAAIWRNEVPPEFLAGKRILVGVTASGFEDLHPTPFGIMPGVEIQANILDNLLNDRSIKEASNIVKLIVDLLSLWTLLIGFRFLSPRLTILLTAILGCGVPFLSGLFFLFGNFWIPPITSVVAVIFTYPFWAWSRLASLSKYFSYELEKLWGDTSPMKLQSWPEITATDPLEYKKQLLRLAISRIIFMRRFISDSLYYLPDAFFVTDQDNNIILANKAAEKLATGLGAQSSYKTPISELLNHFHNEEGHLINLDQVKNNEISSQCYAEDGRAFDLRVAACRKVEGQPDGSLVMLVDISAVRAAEEQRQRILHLLSHDMRSPQISILALIDTFSRTPCSKEADAQEIISKISGYARRTLGLADNFTRLAQAEAPEYQWMDVEIGGVMTSAVDELWVQAHNRHIQINLNEWDKPLFVKGDPSLLERTFINLIDNAVKYSPEGSSVSCSIKEKGEQVEISICDKGIGMDQAQVEALFRPFSRATAGPASKISGIGLGLVFVNKVILRHHGHIICKTAPGVGTCFIVTLPLIL from the coding sequence ATGAATGATGTTTTAGGTAGTCTAAAGCCCGATACTTCTGCCAGAGACTATGTCGAGCCCGAGCTAAAGGATAACCTTGCTTTTGAATGGTGGTTGATTTCCTTTGCTGCAACACTGGCTGTTATTATTATCAGCTGGGCAGGGATGACCTATCAGTTAGATTTGTTGTTTTATGATGCTGTTGTCAGGTTAGGTTACCACAAACCTGACCCTTCGATTCTTATTGTAAAAATTGACAATAATGCTCTGAAAACCATCGGCCCATGGCCATGGACGCCCGATAAACATGCCCAATTTATAAAACAATTAAATACCGGTCATCCGACATCAATCGGCTATAATGTCTTATTTCTTGATCCTTCGGAATCTAAAGCCCGAGATGACTTGTCGAAAACTTTGAAGACTAGTCCGGCTCCTATATTTCTACCTATGCTGGTTGAATCCGGTGGGCATAATAATAAAACGGTTGCGATTGTTCCTAGTATTGCGTCCTCAGCGACGGCTGTGGGCCATGTTAGCTTACCTTTTGATGGCGATGGTATAGTCCGACGTTATTGGCCCGCTTTATCGACAAAAGGGCGTTATTGGCCGGCGCTTGTTGCGTTAATGGATAATAATAATCAACATCATGTGTTTTCAGATCAAGATCTTACCGAACAATTATTTACCTATGACGGGCCATCTAATCGTTTTCCCGCTATTTCTGCGGCTGCTATTTGGCGAAATGAAGTGCCGCCGGAATTTCTGGCTGGTAAAAGGATTCTGGTGGGGGTAACGGCTTCAGGTTTTGAAGACCTACATCCTACCCCTTTTGGCATTATGCCGGGTGTCGAAATTCAGGCCAATATATTAGATAATTTACTGAATGATCGCTCGATAAAAGAAGCGAGTAACATCGTAAAACTGATTGTAGATTTGTTATCGCTTTGGACATTATTAATTGGTTTTCGCTTTTTATCGCCCCGATTAACAATTTTACTGACCGCTATCTTGGGATGCGGTGTGCCCTTCTTATCGGGTCTCTTTTTCCTATTCGGTAATTTTTGGATACCGCCGATTACATCTGTCGTTGCCGTTATCTTTACCTATCCTTTTTGGGCATGGAGTCGGCTGGCAAGCTTAAGCAAATATTTTTCTTATGAATTGGAAAAGCTCTGGGGCGATACTTCACCCATGAAGTTACAGAGCTGGCCTGAAATTACTGCGACAGATCCCCTTGAGTATAAAAAACAGCTGCTAAGATTAGCTATTTCTCGCATTATATTTATGCGACGTTTTATTTCAGACAGCTTATATTATTTGCCTGATGCTTTTTTTGTAACAGATCAAGATAATAATATTATTCTTGCCAATAAAGCCGCAGAGAAATTAGCCACCGGATTGGGCGCACAATCCAGCTATAAAACCCCTATTTCAGAATTACTTAATCATTTTCATAATGAAGAAGGCCACCTTATCAATCTTGATCAGGTAAAGAATAATGAAATAAGCAGCCAATGTTATGCCGAAGATGGCCGCGCTTTTGACCTTAGGGTAGCGGCTTGCCGAAAGGTTGAAGGGCAGCCCGATGGTTCATTGGTGATGTTGGTGGATATTAGTGCTGTGAGAGCCGCCGAAGAACAACGGCAGCGGATTTTGCATTTATTAAGTCATGACATGCGCTCGCCTCAAATTTCTATTTTGGCATTAATTGATACCTTTTCCAGAACCCCTTGTAGTAAAGAAGCCGATGCTCAAGAGATCATTTCAAAAATTTCTGGTTATGCCCGTCGTACTTTAGGGTTGGCGGACAATTTTACACGTTTAGCGCAAGCTGAAGCGCCCGAATATCAATGGATGGATGTTGAAATCGGAGGCGTTATGACAAGCGCTGTTGATGAATTATGGGTGCAGGCGCATAATCGTCATATCCAGATTAATTTAAATGAATGGGATAAACCTTTATTTGTTAAAGGCGACCCTTCTTTATTAGAACGAACTTTTATCAATCTTATTGATAATGCTGTAAAATATAGCCCTGAAGGCAGTAGTGTTTCCTGTTCGATAAAGGAAAAAGGCGAACAAGTCGAAATTTCTATTTGTGATAAAGGTATCGGTATGGACCAAGCACAAGTCGAAGCTTTATTTAGACCTTTTTCCCGTGCTACTGCTGGGCCTGCTTCGAAAATAAGTGGTATCGGACTAGGCTTAGTCTTTGTTAATAAGGTTATTTTGCGCCATCATGGCCATATTATCTGTAAAACTGCTCCCGGAGTGGGAACCTGTTTTATTGTAACCTTACCCTTAATCCTCTGA
- a CDS encoding FecR family protein: MLIRALVLFLFFVFFNEEGKAAAHFQNQKTVDYIIQEGDTLSLIAHLYFDRMADIQSIARRSRVSLDQPLHAGFHLQIPKSLLRRTITNAVVAHVSGPVFLYINGQKGTLEQGRPVTEQTTIETGASGFVTLMLPDGSRVSMPSMSLLTITRLRKVALTDAIERSFKLEAGHVRVYAVPLFRSDSYFHIATPASLAAVRGTNFRVYYKQKDKAQKKENTIEVLDGLVMVDNRRHKYAVPGGYGTNYKENKGFPLVDSPMPKKRLTIFREVNPDIPLSVIQNVQSYHATVARDADFLDLLSESWPTTGNILLSGLADGHYYLRLSAVDNHDLEGQERVVSIDHKTGHIETSAYSVAEGAVFQWIVKDDEPVLCRLQLVAGKISEPATPLVDQLGGKKGTVKVSSLPEGDYSWRIIATWPAGGEILSPFHTLHVSRIEPMQKNE; this comes from the coding sequence ATGTTGATAAGGGCGCTTGTCCTCTTCCTCTTTTTTGTTTTTTTTAACGAAGAGGGGAAGGCTGCTGCCCATTTCCAAAATCAAAAAACGGTCGATTATATCATTCAAGAGGGAGATACGCTTTCCCTGATTGCCCATCTTTATTTTGATAGGATGGCCGATATACAATCTATTGCGCGGCGTAGTCGAGTCTCGCTTGACCAACCGCTACATGCCGGTTTTCATCTTCAAATTCCCAAAAGTCTCTTACGACGTACCATTACTAACGCTGTTGTTGCGCATGTATCGGGGCCAGTGTTTTTATATATTAATGGTCAAAAAGGGACGCTGGAGCAAGGGCGTCCAGTTACCGAGCAAACAACGATTGAGACGGGCGCGTCCGGCTTTGTAACCTTAATGTTACCAGATGGCTCGCGTGTCAGTATGCCTTCTATGAGTCTGTTAACCATAACAAGACTTCGAAAAGTAGCTTTAACGGATGCGATAGAACGTTCTTTCAAGTTAGAAGCAGGGCATGTACGGGTTTATGCTGTTCCGTTATTTCGTTCAGATAGCTACTTTCATATTGCGACCCCTGCTTCGTTGGCCGCCGTTCGGGGCACAAATTTTCGAGTATATTATAAGCAAAAAGATAAGGCTCAAAAAAAAGAAAATACTATCGAAGTATTAGATGGTTTAGTCATGGTAGATAACCGTCGCCATAAATACGCTGTGCCTGGGGGGTATGGTACGAATTATAAAGAAAATAAAGGCTTCCCTTTAGTTGATTCCCCCATGCCTAAAAAACGTTTAACTATTTTTCGTGAAGTTAATCCTGATATTCCCTTGTCTGTAATACAAAATGTCCAGTCTTATCATGCGACCGTTGCCCGAGATGCCGATTTCTTGGATTTGCTTTCTGAAAGCTGGCCGACTACAGGAAACATATTATTATCTGGATTAGCCGATGGCCATTATTATTTAAGGCTTTCAGCTGTTGATAATCATGATTTAGAAGGACAGGAAAGGGTCGTATCTATAGACCATAAAACAGGTCATATAGAGACATCCGCTTATTCTGTAGCTGAGGGGGCTGTTTTTCAGTGGATCGTCAAGGATGATGAACCTGTCCTATGCCGTCTCCAGCTTGTGGCTGGCAAGATAAGTGAACCAGCAACCCCTTTAGTGGATCAATTAGGGGGTAAGAAAGGTACAGTAAAAGTTTCCTCTTTGCCGGAAGGAGATTATTCTTGGCGTATTATTGCTACATGGCCTGCCGGTGGAGAAATATTATCTCCGTTTCATACACTGCATGTTTCACGGATAGAACCGATGCAAAAAAATGAATGA
- a CDS encoding response regulator transcription factor: MRIALLDDDLETAAQLTAILTEAGYDCRSFHKGYALLRMLRSETVDLLLLDWNVPDFSGIEIIEWVNRHCDPKPPILLSTARTAAEDIVTGLNAGADDYLVKPVQPEILLARVKAVLRRSYPVPPSDGIEHYDDYTFDLSREQVSLGDTLIPMTSKEFMLSLLLFRNLHRPLSRGYIFETLWGRNPDLPTRTLDTHISKIRTKLNLRPENGYRLAPVYAYGYRLERLTEKRATPADINQ; the protein is encoded by the coding sequence GTGAGAATAGCCCTGCTAGATGATGATCTGGAAACAGCCGCCCAACTGACCGCTATCCTCACCGAAGCTGGTTATGATTGCCGATCTTTTCATAAAGGATATGCCCTTTTACGAATGCTCCGTAGCGAAACGGTTGACCTTCTTTTACTTGATTGGAATGTACCTGATTTTTCCGGTATCGAGATAATTGAGTGGGTTAATCGGCATTGTGATCCCAAACCGCCTATTTTACTCTCTACCGCCAGAACTGCTGCGGAAGACATTGTTACGGGTCTTAATGCAGGTGCCGATGATTATTTAGTAAAACCTGTCCAGCCAGAAATCTTATTGGCACGGGTTAAAGCAGTACTCCGTCGTAGCTATCCTGTTCCACCTTCTGATGGTATTGAGCATTATGATGATTATACCTTTGATTTATCTCGGGAACAGGTTTCTCTAGGGGATACACTGATACCCATGACTTCCAAAGAATTCATGCTATCTTTGCTTTTATTCCGCAATTTACATCGGCCTTTATCTCGGGGTTATATTTTCGAAACGTTGTGGGGGCGAAATCCTGATTTACCAACCAGAACGCTGGATACGCATATTTCGAAAATAAGAACAAAACTCAATTTAAGACCTGAAAATGGTTATCGATTAGCGCCTGTTTATGCTTATGGTTATCGCTTGGAACGGCTAACCGAAAAAAGAGCAACGCCCGCAGATATCAATCAGTAA
- the ribD gene encoding bifunctional diaminohydroxyphosphoribosylaminopyrimidine deaminase/5-amino-6-(5-phosphoribosylamino)uracil reductase RibD — protein sequence MTHLDQDIRWMRAAIALGERGKGLTAPSPSVGCLIVKNNRLIARGWTQAGGRPHAEAMALSQAQESLRGATVYVTLEPCAHKSLKGPTCTDLLVDALPERIVIASKDPDMRTNGQGLERLKQAGIKVEWGLLEKEARQSMSGYFSRRLLGRPYITLKLATSLDGCIALENGKSHWITGERARAHAHLERMRSELIVVGRGTWEVDNPRLDVRLLGLEHRSPIRAVLGHGSLPPDWIGLEQPTDVSLTAADHVLVEGGAKAAAAFIKADIVDRILFYRAPILIGGGIASLSDIGLQNLAETHGRWCHKETRMLGNDQLDAYVRVTNATDAD from the coding sequence TTGACCCATCTTGATCAAGACATCCGATGGATGCGCGCGGCTATTGCGCTTGGAGAAAGGGGAAAAGGACTAACTGCGCCCTCCCCTTCAGTCGGATGTCTTATTGTTAAAAATAACCGTTTAATAGCCAGAGGATGGACGCAAGCCGGAGGAAGGCCTCATGCCGAGGCTATGGCTCTATCCCAAGCCCAAGAATCGCTTCGTGGGGCTACGGTTTATGTCACCTTGGAACCTTGTGCCCATAAAAGTTTAAAAGGCCCAACCTGTACTGACCTTCTTGTTGATGCTTTGCCTGAAAGAATCGTTATCGCTAGCAAAGATCCCGACATGCGGACGAATGGTCAGGGGTTAGAACGTTTAAAACAAGCCGGCATTAAAGTTGAATGGGGCCTTCTGGAAAAAGAAGCCCGGCAATCCATGTCAGGCTATTTTAGTCGCCGCTTATTAGGTCGGCCTTATATCACATTAAAGTTAGCGACCTCGCTTGATGGCTGTATCGCCCTTGAAAATGGAAAAAGTCATTGGATTACCGGCGAAAGGGCAAGAGCCCATGCCCATCTCGAAAGAATGCGATCAGAACTCATTGTCGTAGGACGGGGCACATGGGAGGTCGATAATCCTCGTTTGGATGTTCGCCTTTTGGGGCTTGAACATCGCTCGCCGATAAGAGCGGTTTTAGGTCACGGCTCTTTACCGCCTGATTGGATTGGCCTTGAACAACCAACAGACGTAAGTCTTACCGCAGCCGATCACGTTTTGGTGGAAGGAGGCGCCAAAGCGGCCGCCGCTTTTATAAAAGCTGATATCGTAGATCGAATTTTATTTTATCGCGCCCCGATTTTAATCGGGGGCGGAATAGCCTCCTTAAGCGATATTGGACTTCAAAATTTAGCTGAAACCCATGGCCGTTGGTGTCATAAAGAGACAAGAATGCTTGGCAACGACCAGCTAGATGCGTACGTACGTGTTACGAATGCAACGGACGCTGATTGA
- a CDS encoding riboflavin synthase produces MFTGIVTDIGQIISATQKGDRHIRIATAYAMDEVPVGSSIACSGVCLTVVDKGTSPKNWFDVTVSGESVSRTAPGRWEEGQKLNLERALKMGDELGGHIVTGHVDGVGKVLSITPEGDSQNFLIEAGPEVAPHIAEKGSVSLDGVSLTVNEVQDVDGKVRFFINIIPHTAEKTTLGLLSAGDFVNIEIDILSRYLARMNALENVSA; encoded by the coding sequence ATGTTCACTGGAATTGTTACCGATATCGGTCAGATTATTTCTGCGACCCAAAAAGGTGATCGTCATATTCGGATTGCAACCGCCTATGCAATGGATGAAGTGCCAGTAGGTTCCTCTATCGCTTGTTCAGGTGTGTGCTTAACCGTTGTCGATAAAGGTACGTCTCCTAAAAATTGGTTTGATGTTACTGTATCGGGGGAATCAGTTTCAAGGACGGCGCCTGGTCGATGGGAAGAAGGCCAAAAACTTAATTTAGAACGCGCTTTAAAAATGGGCGATGAATTAGGCGGTCATATCGTCACTGGCCATGTTGATGGCGTCGGAAAAGTGCTCTCGATTACCCCAGAAGGGGATTCACAAAATTTTCTGATAGAAGCTGGCCCTGAAGTGGCCCCCCATATTGCAGAAAAAGGCTCTGTCTCTTTAGATGGCGTCTCTTTGACGGTGAATGAAGTGCAAGATGTGGATGGTAAAGTACGCTTTTTTATCAATATTATTCCCCATACTGCTGAAAAAACGACTTTAGGTCTTCTGTCAGCAGGCGATTTTGTTAATATCGAAATTGATATTCTTTCCCGTTATCTTGCGCGCATGAATGCGCTAGAAAATGTATCTGCATGA
- the ribB gene encoding 3,4-dihydroxy-2-butanone-4-phosphate synthase, producing MSNNLPIRKGSTKRHPFLSSVEELIEEARNGRIFILVDDENRENEGDLVIPAQMATPAAINFMATHGRGLICLAMTKERITSLGLEPMARENNAPLQTAFTVSIEAKTGVTTGISAGDRARTVAVAIDSARGADDIVTPGHVFPLSAKSGGVLVRAGHTEAAVDIARLAGLNASGVICEVMKEDGTMARLDDLVTFAQRHNIKIGTIRDLITWRREHDNNVERIEQKSFNSLYGGDWEAIRFNNKASGSETVALVKGKIDPDKPTLVRMHAVDPFTDMLGQTGPRQQLLSQSMKIIAEEGTGVVVLIHRAEENSLDKTLVWAAARSHEKIHRDYGIGAQILAELGVRDMILLTNSHHMPVALSGYGLNIVGEQPIAEGI from the coding sequence ATGAGCAACAATCTTCCGATCCGTAAAGGGTCAACAAAACGTCATCCCTTCCTGTCTTCCGTCGAAGAATTGATTGAAGAAGCAAGGAATGGCCGGATATTCATTCTTGTTGATGACGAAAATCGCGAGAATGAAGGGGATCTGGTCATACCGGCACAAATGGCTACGCCTGCGGCTATTAATTTTATGGCGACCCATGGCCGTGGCCTTATCTGTCTTGCTATGACGAAGGAGCGTATAACGAGTTTAGGTCTTGAACCTATGGCTCGGGAAAACAATGCCCCCTTACAAACTGCTTTTACCGTTTCTATTGAAGCCAAAACGGGCGTCACAACGGGCATTTCAGCAGGTGATCGTGCGCGGACAGTAGCCGTGGCTATTGATAGCGCCCGGGGTGCCGATGATATTGTTACCCCGGGGCATGTTTTTCCGCTTTCGGCTAAATCCGGCGGCGTATTGGTTCGTGCTGGTCATACTGAAGCCGCAGTCGATATTGCGCGGCTAGCGGGTTTAAATGCCTCTGGTGTTATTTGTGAGGTAATGAAGGAAGACGGGACTATGGCCCGTCTTGACGATTTAGTTACCTTCGCTCAGCGCCATAATATTAAAATCGGTACCATTCGCGATCTAATCACTTGGCGACGCGAACATGATAATAACGTTGAACGTATCGAACAAAAATCATTTAACAGTCTTTATGGGGGCGATTGGGAAGCTATTCGCTTCAATAATAAAGCCAGCGGCAGTGAGACTGTAGCCTTAGTCAAAGGCAAAATCGATCCTGATAAACCTACGCTTGTCAGAATGCATGCGGTAGATCCCTTTACCGATATGCTGGGACAAACAGGGCCAAGACAGCAGTTATTATCGCAATCAATGAAAATAATTGCAGAAGAGGGCACGGGTGTCGTGGTTTTAATCCATCGTGCTGAAGAAAACAGCCTTGATAAAACCTTAGTTTGGGCAGCGGCACGCAGCCATGAAAAAATTCATCGCGATTATGGCATTGGTGCCCAAATTTTAGCCGAATTAGGCGTTAGGGATATGATATTATTAACAAATAGCCATCATATGCCTGTAGCCCTTTCTGGCTATGGTCTTAATATTGTAGGCGAACAGCCCATTGCTGAAGGAATTTAA
- the ribH gene encoding 6,7-dimethyl-8-ribityllumazine synthase yields the protein MAKILIVEARFYSHLNDMLIQGAKQAIEEAGHEWEIITVPGALEIPAAIVMAADTGLYEGFVALGVVIRGETYHFEIVATESARGIMALTLDGLVIGNGILTVENEKQALVRAQPDQKNKGFDAAKAALTMLDLKKKLS from the coding sequence ATGGCTAAAATTTTAATCGTTGAGGCCCGCTTTTACAGTCATTTAAATGACATGCTTATTCAAGGTGCGAAACAGGCCATTGAAGAAGCCGGCCATGAATGGGAAATCATTACGGTACCGGGGGCTTTGGAAATTCCGGCAGCAATCGTCATGGCTGCCGATACGGGGCTTTATGAAGGCTTTGTCGCTTTGGGTGTCGTTATCCGAGGTGAGACCTATCATTTTGAAATCGTCGCAACCGAAAGCGCGCGCGGGATCATGGCGCTTACGCTAGATGGCTTGGTTATCGGCAATGGTATTTTAACGGTTGAGAATGAAAAACAGGCATTGGTTCGTGCCCAACCTGATCAGAAAAACAAGGGTTTTGATGCGGCGAAAGCAGCTTTAACTATGCTTGACCTTAAGAAAAAACTTTCCTGA
- a CDS encoding COQ9 family protein, whose amino-acid sequence MTDTTPSGSNPDEMTLEEIRQLLAPSFPEHVAFDGWGDQALALAAYQHKVPIERARLAFPEGRLQMIDAWFLAIDKEFETKAEAMPLDTMRIRDKIQTLVMLRFELERPHREALRRAISILMMPNHLTHSSQRSWHTADLIWKFAGDQSTDFSYYTRRFSLSTIYMATLYVFLDDKDPDLKNTRQFLERRIGNLMRINKIKSWIKRPTGNSFSFSRLLGRLRYPKD is encoded by the coding sequence ATGACAGACACCACGCCTTCGGGCAGTAATCCCGATGAAATGACACTGGAAGAAATAAGACAGTTGTTAGCGCCTAGTTTTCCCGAGCATGTTGCTTTTGATGGTTGGGGCGATCAGGCTTTGGCCTTAGCTGCCTATCAACACAAAGTCCCAATCGAGCGCGCAAGGCTGGCTTTTCCAGAAGGTCGTCTGCAGATGATCGATGCATGGTTTTTGGCTATTGATAAGGAATTTGAGACAAAAGCAGAGGCTATGCCGCTGGATACCATGCGGATACGCGATAAAATACAGACGTTGGTTATGCTCCGCTTCGAGTTAGAAAGGCCACATCGGGAAGCATTGCGGCGCGCTATTAGTATTTTAATGATGCCGAATCATCTAACACATTCTTCACAGCGCAGTTGGCATACGGCCGATTTGATCTGGAAATTTGCAGGTGATCAATCAACCGATTTTTCTTATTATACGCGTCGTTTCTCTCTCAGCACGATCTATATGGCGACTTTATACGTCTTTTTAGACGATAAAGATCCTGATCTTAAGAATACCCGACAATTTTTAGAGAGACGAATTGGAAATCTTATGAGAATTAATAAGATTAAAAGCTGGATAAAACGTCCAACAGGCAACAGTTTCTCTTTTTCCCGCTTATTGGGTCGCCTTCGTTATCCCAAGGATTAG